The following proteins are co-located in the Vigna angularis cultivar LongXiaoDou No.4 chromosome 2, ASM1680809v1, whole genome shotgun sequence genome:
- the LOC108329678 gene encoding probable serine/threonine-protein kinase At1g01540, whose translation MSIFDGAFMNTQLSKHTSIFGLRLWVVIGILIGVFIVFTLFLLSLCLVSRRNRRRSVAGYKVAGSAQAAKEIHTIVHLPGSHMPRPPAKASEIQVEMGKAEHRVVVHCDRVSSEESKGTMGSGCETTSSFGSGSVGGLGLGPEVSHLGWGRWYTLRELEDATGGLCPENVVGEGGYGIVYHGVLNDGTKIAVKNLLNNKGQAEKEFKVEVEAIGRVRHKNLVRLLGYCVEGAYRMLVYEYVDNGNLEQWLHGDVGPVSPLTWNIRMNIILGTARGLAYLHEGLEPKVVHRDVKSSNILIDRQWNSKVSDFGLAKLLCSENSYVTTRVMGTFGYVAPEYACTGMLTEKSDIYSFGILIMEIITGRSPVDYARPQGEVNLIEWLKTMVGNRKSEEVVDPKLPEMPASKALKRALLIALRCVDPDATKRPKMGHVIHMLEADDMLFHNEHKTDGDSSRSYQNEHKDSNLDKRTDGVTDQSEDASSRNNHQATTWR comes from the exons ATGTCAATCTTCGACGGAGCTTTCATGAACACGCAACTTTCCAAGCACACTTCTATCTTCGGGCTCCGTCTCTGGGTCGTGATCGGAATCCTCATCGGCGTCTTCATCGTCTTCACGCTCTTCCTCCTCTCTCTCTGTCTAGTATCTCGTCGGAACCGCCGCCGTTCTGTCGCCGGCTATAAGGTCGCCGGATCCGCCCAAGCGGCGAAGGAAATTCATACTATAGTGCACCTTCCTGGATCCCACATGCCCCGGCCTCCGGCGAAGGCGTCGGAGATCCAGGTGGAGATGGGGAAGGCGGAACACCGGGTGGTTGTCCACTGCGATAGGGTTTCGAGTGAGGAGAGTAAGGGAACGATGGGGAGTGGTTGCGAAACGACGTCGTCTTTTGGAAGTGGGAGTGTTGGTGGGCTAGGGCTTGGGCCTGAGGTTTCTCATCTTGGGTGGGGGAGGTGGTACACTCTGAGGGAGCTTGAGGATGCCACTGGAGGGTTGTGTCCGGAAAACGTGGTTGGTGAAGGTGGCTATGGCATTGTCTATCATGGGGTGCTCAATGATGGTACCAAAATTGCTGTCAAGAACCTCTTGAATAACAA GGGCCAAGCTGAGAAAGAATTTAAAGTAGAAGTAGAAGCTATTGGTCGAGTGCGACACAAAAATCTTGTTCGGTTGCTTGGATACTGTGTTGAGGGAGCCTACAG GATGCttgtgtatgaatatgtagaCAATGGTAATCTAGAACAATGGTTGCATGGGGATGTCGGACCTGTCAGCCCTTTGACATGGAACATACGCATGAACATTATTTTGGGAACTGCAAGAGG ATTGGCTTATCTTCATGAGGGTCTCGAGCCAAAAGTTGTTCACCGAGATGTGAAATCAAGCAACATACTCATTGATCGCCAATGGAACTCCAAGGTTTCTGATTTTGGACTTGCCAAGCTTTTGTGTTCTGAGAATAGTTATGTCACAACTCGAGTGATGGGAACATTTGG TTATGTTGCACCAGAATATGCCTGCACTGGAATGCTGACTGAGAAGAGTGATATTTATAGCTTTGGAATCCTTATCATGGAGATAATAACTGGAAGAAGCCCTGTTGATTATGCTAGACCACAAGGAGAG GTTAATTTAATAGAATGGTTGAAGACTATGGTCGGGAATAGAAAATCTGAGGAAGTAGTTGATCCTAAGCTCCCTGAGATGCCAGCTTCAAAGGCTCTTAAACGTGCTTTATTGATTGCTCTTCGGTGTGTTGATCCTGATGCAACAAAGAGACCAAAGATGGGACATGTGATCCACATGCTTGAGGCAGACGACATGTTATTCCACAAT GAACACAAAACTGATGGAGATTCTTCTCGTTCCTATCAAAATGAACATAAGGACTCAAATTTAGACAAGAGAACAGATGGTGTCACTGATCAAAGTGAAGATGCTAGTAGTAGAAATAATCATCAGGCCACTACATGGAGATGA
- the LOC108329474 gene encoding protein BPS1, chloroplastic produces MSRAQDANRSFFPFGNPFRMISPRGTKITSELFSVLQAFEVTLEERLKKLIHESKDEILSLSWMTLAMQALSESYNDIKNLIAELDLPVNDWDEKWIDVYFDISVKLLDLCIAFSSELSRMSQGHLLLQCALHNLGSSSSEQYDRACSSLDGWKQHIGSGNPRIEKCGSILDGLLGSLDLPKVKKSAKGKVLMQAMYGVKVLTVFVCSVFAATFSGSTKNVMHLDVADLYSWSGTFKRLQNLVNEEIRVRFSSGRFTILNELESVDSAVKELYPIIQRVVDPIEMESLANIVEELGKSTEKLSQGLDLLTKEVDSFFQVVLTGRDTLLSNLRSGAIVIHSNMGSNRNAQIVK; encoded by the coding sequence ATGAGTCGTGCGCAGGATGCAAACCGATCGTTCTTCCCTTTTGGAAATCCTTTTAGGATGATATCACCTAGAGGCACTAAAATTACTTCAGAGCTGTTTTCAGTATTACAAGCTTTTGAAGTAACTTTGGAAGAGAGGCTGAAAAAGCTTATTCACGAGAGCAAGGATGAGATCCTTAGCTTGTCTTGGATGACTTTGGCGATGCAGGCACTTTCTGAGAGTTATAATGACATTAAAAATCTTATAGCAGAGCTTGATCTGCCTGTTAATGATTGGGATGAGAAATGGATAGATGTTTACTTTGACATTAGCGTGAAGTTGCTGGATCTTTGCATTGCATTCAGCTCTGAATTATCACGGATGAGTCAGGGTCATCTTTTACTTCAGTGTGCTTTGCACAATTTAGGTTCCTCCTCTTCAGAGCAGTATGATCGGGCATGTTCTTCACTTGATGGTTGGAAGCAGCATATTGGTTCAGGAAACCCTAGGATTGAGAAATGTGGAAGCATTTTGGATGGTCTTCTGGGGTCACTTGATCTTCCTAAGGTTAAAAAGTCTGCAAAAGGGAAGGTTTTGATGCAAGCTATGTATGGAGTCAAGGTGCTCACAGTATTTGTTTGCAGTGTGTTTGCTGCAACTTTTTCAGGCTCTACaaagaatgtgatgcatctggaCGTGGCTGACTTATATTCTTGGTCCGGAACCTTTAAAAGGTTGCAAAATCTTGTAAATGAGGAAATTAGAGTTAGATTTTCAAGTGGAAGATTTACTATTTTGAATGAGTTGGAATCTGTTGATTCCGCTGTAAAGGAATTATATCCTATTATCCAGCGTGTTGTAGATCCCATCGAGATGGAATCACTTGCGAATATTGTCGAGGAATTAGGAAAATCAACGGAGAAGCTTTCACAGGGACTAGATCTTCTTACAAAGGAAGTCGATAGTTTTTTCCAAGTGGTCTTGACTGGTCGTGATACCTTGCTATCTAATCTCAGGTCAGGTGCTATTGTCATTCACAGCAACATGGGGAGTAACAGAAATGCACAGATTGTCAAATGA